Proteins co-encoded in one Oncorhynchus kisutch isolate 150728-3 linkage group LG1, Okis_V2, whole genome shotgun sequence genomic window:
- the LOC109894777 gene encoding zinc finger protein 2-like isoform X44 produces the protein MSHLPSSSVRDHMKWAGLLGCEAVLSSMALMQASSMAGPPKKMMAPLGHGPPPQRDGLDRGPQSHMILPSGMSCPPLLIRKEADFHAPRLLDEKEMRANEDMQLKKKNRKSGTPCKVREQDGRGGKVVVVDENGNCPISKVQKNFICDHCYGAFRSGYHLKRHILIHTGEKPYACGICDMRFIQRYHLERHSLIHTGVKPYACSMCDMRFFQRYHLERHSLTHTGVKPFACNMCDMRFFQRYHLARHSLTHTGVKPYACSMCDQRFFQRYHLARHSLKHTGVKPYACSMCDMRFYQRYHLSRHSLTHTGVKPYACSMCDMRFIQRYQLERHSLTHTGVKPFGCTMCDKRFFQRYHLARHSLTHMGVKPYACTMCDKRFFQRDHLRRHSVTHMGVKPYACTMCDKRFYQRHHLARHNVTHMGVKPYGCTMCDKRFYQRYLLARHSLTHLGVKPYGCTMCDKRFYQRYHLSRHSLTHLGEKPFACDMCDMRFIQRYHLERHKRVHSGEKPYQCERCQQNFSRTDRLLRHRRLCQGRGVAKVENQPCCEPRPYSQEPPPAPPTWSPLHPPPGRLAV, from the exons ATGTCACACCTGCCCAGCAGCTCAGTCCGCGACCATATGAAATGG GCGGGGTTGCTTGGCTGTGAGGCTGTCCTCTCCAGTATGGCCCTGATGCAGGCCAGCTCCATGGCCGGTCCGCCCAAGAAGATGATGGCTCCGCTCGGCCATGGTCCACCACCCCAGAGGGATGGTTTAGACCGCGGTCCTCAGAGCCACATGATCCTGCCATCTGGAATGAGCTGCCCACCCCTG CTTATCCGGAAGGAGGCTGACTTCCACGCCCCCCGCCTTCTGGACGAGAAGGAGATGAGGGCCAACGAAGACATGCAGCTGAAAAAGAAGAACAGGAAGTCAGGAACGCCCTGTAAAGTGAGAGAGCAAgacgggaggggagggaag gtggttgttgtggatgagaATGGTAACTGTCCCATATCCAAAGTGCAGAAAAACTTCATCTGTGATCACTGTTACGGAGCCTTTAGGAGTGGATATCACCTGAAGAGACACATCCTCATTCATACAG GGGAGAAGCCGTATGCTTGTGGCATATGTGACATGAGGTTTATTCAGCGTTACCACCTGGAGAGACACAGCCTCATTCACACGG GGGTGAAGCCGTACGCTTGTTCCATGTGTGACATGAGGTTTTTCCAGCGTTACCACCTGGAGAGACACAGCCTCACTCATACGG GGGTGAAGCCGTTTGCTTGCAACATGTGTGACATGAGATTCTTCCAGCGTTACCACCTGGCGAGACACAGCCTCACTCATACGG GGGTGAAGCCATACGCTTGCTCCATGTGTGATCAAAGATTTTTCCAGCGTTACCACCTGGCAAGACACAGCCTCAAACATACGG gggtgAAGCCGTACGCTTGCTCCATGTGTGACATGAGGTTCTACCAGCGTTACCACCTATCGAGACACAGCCTCACTCATACGG gagtgaAGCCATATGCTTGTTCCATGTGTGACATGAGGTTTATTCAGCGTTACCAACTGGAGAGACACAGCCTCACTCATACGG gggtgaaGCCATTTGGTTGCACCATGTGTGACAAGAGGTTCTTCCAGCGCTACCACCTGGCAAGACACAGCCTCACTCATATGG gggtgAAGCCGTATGCTTGCACCATGTGTGACAAGAGGTTTTTCCAGCGAGACCATCTACGGAGACACAGCGTCACTCATATGG gagtgaaGCCGTATGCTTGCACCATGTGTGACAAGAGGTTTTATCAGCGCCACCACCTGGCGAGACACAACGTCACTCACATGG GAGTGAAGCCGTACGGTTGCACCATGTGTGACAAGAGGTTTTACCAGCGTTACCTCCTGGCAAGACACAGCCTCACTCATTTGG gggtgaaGCCGTACGGTTGCACCATGTGTGACAAGAGGTTTTACCAGCGATACCACCTCTCAAGACACAGCCTCACTCATTTGG GGGAGAAGCCTTTTGCTTGTGACATGTGTGACATGAGGTTTATCCAGCGTTACCATCTGGAGAGACACAAGCGTGTCCACAGCGGAGAGAAGCCTTATCAGTGTGAGCGCTGCCAGCAG AACTTCTCGCGGACGGACCGGCTGCTTCGACATCGACGGCTGTGCCAGGGCAGGGGTGTGGCCAAGGTGGAGAACCAGCCGTGCTGCGAGCCCCGCCCTTACTCCCAGGAGCCCCCACCCGCTCCACCAACTTGGAGCCCCCTGCACCCCCCTCCTGGTCggctggctgtctga
- the LOC109894777 gene encoding zinc finger protein 431-like isoform X34 has protein sequence MSHLPSSSVRDHMKWAGLLGCEAVLSSMALMQASSMAGPPKKMMAPLGHGPPPQRDGLDRGPQSHMILPSGMSCPPLLIRKEADFHAPRLLDEKEMRANEDMQLKKKNRKSGTPCKVREQDGRGGKVVVVDENGNCPISKVQKNFICDHCYGAFRSGYHLKRHILIHTGEKPYACGICDMRFIQRYHLERHSLIHTGVKPYACSMCDMRFFQRYHLERHSLTHTGVKPFACNMCDMRFFQRYHLARHSLTHTGVKPYACSMCDQRFFQRYHLARHSLKHTGVKPYACSMCDMRFYQRYHLSRHSLTHTGVKPYACSMCDMRFIQRYQLERHSLTHTGVKPFGCTMCDKRFFQRYHLARHSLTHMGVKPYACTMCDKRFFQRDHLRRHSVTHMGVKPYACTMCDKRFYQRHHLARHNVTHMGVKPYGCTMCDKRFYQRYLLARHSLTHLGVKPYGCTMCDKRFYQRYHLSRHSLTHLGVKPYACTMCDMRFVQRYHLTRHSLTHTGVKPYACSMCDMRFIQRNHLERHSHTHTGEKPFACDMCDMRFIQRYHLERHKRVHSGEKPYQCERCQQNFSRTDRLLRHRRLCQGRGVAKVENQPCCEPRPYSQEPPPAPPTWSPLHPPPGRLAV, from the exons ATGTCACACCTGCCCAGCAGCTCAGTCCGCGACCATATGAAATGG GCGGGGTTGCTTGGCTGTGAGGCTGTCCTCTCCAGTATGGCCCTGATGCAGGCCAGCTCCATGGCCGGTCCGCCCAAGAAGATGATGGCTCCGCTCGGCCATGGTCCACCACCCCAGAGGGATGGTTTAGACCGCGGTCCTCAGAGCCACATGATCCTGCCATCTGGAATGAGCTGCCCACCCCTG CTTATCCGGAAGGAGGCTGACTTCCACGCCCCCCGCCTTCTGGACGAGAAGGAGATGAGGGCCAACGAAGACATGCAGCTGAAAAAGAAGAACAGGAAGTCAGGAACGCCCTGTAAAGTGAGAGAGCAAgacgggaggggagggaag gtggttgttgtggatgagaATGGTAACTGTCCCATATCCAAAGTGCAGAAAAACTTCATCTGTGATCACTGTTACGGAGCCTTTAGGAGTGGATATCACCTGAAGAGACACATCCTCATTCATACAG GGGAGAAGCCGTATGCTTGTGGCATATGTGACATGAGGTTTATTCAGCGTTACCACCTGGAGAGACACAGCCTCATTCACACGG GGGTGAAGCCGTACGCTTGTTCCATGTGTGACATGAGGTTTTTCCAGCGTTACCACCTGGAGAGACACAGCCTCACTCATACGG GGGTGAAGCCGTTTGCTTGCAACATGTGTGACATGAGATTCTTCCAGCGTTACCACCTGGCGAGACACAGCCTCACTCATACGG GGGTGAAGCCATACGCTTGCTCCATGTGTGATCAAAGATTTTTCCAGCGTTACCACCTGGCAAGACACAGCCTCAAACATACGG gggtgAAGCCGTACGCTTGCTCCATGTGTGACATGAGGTTCTACCAGCGTTACCACCTATCGAGACACAGCCTCACTCATACGG gagtgaAGCCATATGCTTGTTCCATGTGTGACATGAGGTTTATTCAGCGTTACCAACTGGAGAGACACAGCCTCACTCATACGG gggtgaaGCCATTTGGTTGCACCATGTGTGACAAGAGGTTCTTCCAGCGCTACCACCTGGCAAGACACAGCCTCACTCATATGG gggtgAAGCCGTATGCTTGCACCATGTGTGACAAGAGGTTTTTCCAGCGAGACCATCTACGGAGACACAGCGTCACTCATATGG gagtgaaGCCGTATGCTTGCACCATGTGTGACAAGAGGTTTTATCAGCGCCACCACCTGGCGAGACACAACGTCACTCACATGG GAGTGAAGCCGTACGGTTGCACCATGTGTGACAAGAGGTTTTACCAGCGTTACCTCCTGGCAAGACACAGCCTCACTCATTTGG gggtgaaGCCGTACGGTTGCACCATGTGTGACAAGAGGTTTTACCAGCGATACCACCTCTCAAGACACAGCCTCACTCATTTGG GTGTGAAACCTTACGCTTGTACCATGTGTGACATGAGGTTTGTTCAGCGCTACCACCTGACAAGACACAGCCTCACTCACACGG GGGTGAAGCCGTATGCTTGTTCCATGTGTGACATGAGGTTTATACAGCGTAACCACCTGGAGAGACACAGCCACACTCATACGG GGGAGAAGCCTTTTGCTTGTGACATGTGTGACATGAGGTTTATCCAGCGTTACCATCTGGAGAGACACAAGCGTGTCCACAGCGGAGAGAAGCCTTATCAGTGTGAGCGCTGCCAGCAG AACTTCTCGCGGACGGACCGGCTGCTTCGACATCGACGGCTGTGCCAGGGCAGGGGTGTGGCCAAGGTGGAGAACCAGCCGTGCTGCGAGCCCCGCCCTTACTCCCAGGAGCCCCCACCCGCTCCACCAACTTGGAGCCCCCTGCACCCCCCTCCTGGTCggctggctgtctga
- the LOC109894777 gene encoding gastrula zinc finger protein XlCGF58.1-like isoform X12 produces the protein MSHLPSSSVRDHMKWAGLLGCEAVLSSMALMQASSMAGPPKKMMAPLGHGPPPQRDGLDRGPQSHMILPSGMSCPPLLIRKEADFHAPRLLDEKEMRANEDMQLKKKNRKSGTPCKVREQDGRGGKVVVVDENGNCPISKVQKNFICDHCYGAFRSGYHLKRHILIHTGEKPYACGICDMRFIQRYHLERHSLIHTGVKPYACSMCDMRFFQRYHLERHSLTHTGVKPFACNMCDMRFFQRYHLARHSLTHTGVKPYACSMCDQRFFQRYHLARHSLKHTGVKPYACSMCDMRFYQRYHLSRHSLTHTGVKPYACSMCDMRFIQRYQLERHSLTHTGVKPFGCTMCDKRFFQRYHLARHSLTHMGVKPYACTMCDKRFFQRDHLRRHSVTHMAVKPFACTMCDKRFYERHHLRRHSITHMGVKPFACTMCDKRFYERHHLRRHSITHMGVKPYACTMCDKRFYQRHHLRRHSVTHMGVKPYACTMCDKRFYQRHHLARHNVTHMGVKPYGCTMCDKRFYQRYLLARHSLTHLGVKPYGCTMCDKRFYQRYHLSRHSLTHLGVKPYACTMCDMRFVQRYHLTRHSLTHTGVKPYACSMCDMRFIQRNHLERHSHTHTGEKPFACDMCDMRFIQRYHLERHKRVHSGEKPYQCERCQQNFSRTDRLLRHRRLCQGRGVAKVENQPCCEPRPYSQEPPPAPPTWSPLHPPPGRLAV, from the exons ATGTCACACCTGCCCAGCAGCTCAGTCCGCGACCATATGAAATGG GCGGGGTTGCTTGGCTGTGAGGCTGTCCTCTCCAGTATGGCCCTGATGCAGGCCAGCTCCATGGCCGGTCCGCCCAAGAAGATGATGGCTCCGCTCGGCCATGGTCCACCACCCCAGAGGGATGGTTTAGACCGCGGTCCTCAGAGCCACATGATCCTGCCATCTGGAATGAGCTGCCCACCCCTG CTTATCCGGAAGGAGGCTGACTTCCACGCCCCCCGCCTTCTGGACGAGAAGGAGATGAGGGCCAACGAAGACATGCAGCTGAAAAAGAAGAACAGGAAGTCAGGAACGCCCTGTAAAGTGAGAGAGCAAgacgggaggggagggaag gtggttgttgtggatgagaATGGTAACTGTCCCATATCCAAAGTGCAGAAAAACTTCATCTGTGATCACTGTTACGGAGCCTTTAGGAGTGGATATCACCTGAAGAGACACATCCTCATTCATACAG GGGAGAAGCCGTATGCTTGTGGCATATGTGACATGAGGTTTATTCAGCGTTACCACCTGGAGAGACACAGCCTCATTCACACGG GGGTGAAGCCGTACGCTTGTTCCATGTGTGACATGAGGTTTTTCCAGCGTTACCACCTGGAGAGACACAGCCTCACTCATACGG GGGTGAAGCCGTTTGCTTGCAACATGTGTGACATGAGATTCTTCCAGCGTTACCACCTGGCGAGACACAGCCTCACTCATACGG GGGTGAAGCCATACGCTTGCTCCATGTGTGATCAAAGATTTTTCCAGCGTTACCACCTGGCAAGACACAGCCTCAAACATACGG gggtgAAGCCGTACGCTTGCTCCATGTGTGACATGAGGTTCTACCAGCGTTACCACCTATCGAGACACAGCCTCACTCATACGG gagtgaAGCCATATGCTTGTTCCATGTGTGACATGAGGTTTATTCAGCGTTACCAACTGGAGAGACACAGCCTCACTCATACGG gggtgaaGCCATTTGGTTGCACCATGTGTGACAAGAGGTTCTTCCAGCGCTACCACCTGGCAAGACACAGCCTCACTCATATGG gggtgAAGCCGTATGCTTGCACCATGTGTGACAAGAGGTTTTTCCAGCGAGACCATCTACGGAGACACAGCGTCACTCATATGG CAGTGAAGCCGTTCGCTTGCACCATGTGTGACAAGAGGTTTTATGAGCGCCACCACCTGCGGAGACACAGCATCACTCATATGG gggtgaaGCCATTCGCTTGCACCATGTGTGACAAGCGGTTTTATGAGCGCCACCACCTGCGGAGACACAGCATCACTCATATGG gggtgaaGCCGTACGCTTGCACCATGTGTGACAAGAGGTTTTATCAGCGTCACCACCTGCGGAGACACAGCGTCACTCATATGG gagtgaaGCCGTATGCTTGCACCATGTGTGACAAGAGGTTTTATCAGCGCCACCACCTGGCGAGACACAACGTCACTCACATGG GAGTGAAGCCGTACGGTTGCACCATGTGTGACAAGAGGTTTTACCAGCGTTACCTCCTGGCAAGACACAGCCTCACTCATTTGG gggtgaaGCCGTACGGTTGCACCATGTGTGACAAGAGGTTTTACCAGCGATACCACCTCTCAAGACACAGCCTCACTCATTTGG GTGTGAAACCTTACGCTTGTACCATGTGTGACATGAGGTTTGTTCAGCGCTACCACCTGACAAGACACAGCCTCACTCACACGG GGGTGAAGCCGTATGCTTGTTCCATGTGTGACATGAGGTTTATACAGCGTAACCACCTGGAGAGACACAGCCACACTCATACGG GGGAGAAGCCTTTTGCTTGTGACATGTGTGACATGAGGTTTATCCAGCGTTACCATCTGGAGAGACACAAGCGTGTCCACAGCGGAGAGAAGCCTTATCAGTGTGAGCGCTGCCAGCAG AACTTCTCGCGGACGGACCGGCTGCTTCGACATCGACGGCTGTGCCAGGGCAGGGGTGTGGCCAAGGTGGAGAACCAGCCGTGCTGCGAGCCCCGCCCTTACTCCCAGGAGCCCCCACCCGCTCCACCAACTTGGAGCCCCCTGCACCCCCCTCCTGGTCggctggctgtctga
- the LOC109894777 gene encoding gastrula zinc finger protein XlCGF58.1-like isoform X17: MSHLPSSSVRDHMKWAGLLGCEAVLSSMALMQASSMAGPPKKMMAPLGHGPPPQRDGLDRGPQSHMILPSGMSCPPLLIRKEADFHAPRLLDEKEMRANEDMQLKKKNRKSGTPCKVREQDGRGGKVVVVDENGNCPISKVQKNFICDHCYGAFRSGYHLKRHILIHTGEKPYACGICDMRFIQRYHLERHSLIHTGVKPYACSMCDMRFFQRYHLERHSLTHTGVKPFACNMCDMRFFQRYHLARHSLTHTGVKPYACSMCDQRFFQRYHLARHSLKHTGVKPYACSMCDMRFYQRYHLSRHSLTHTGVKPYACSMCDMRFIQRYQLERHSLTHTGVKPFGCTMCDKRFFQRYHLARHSLTHMGVKPYACTMCDKRFFQRDHLRRHSVTHMAVKPFACTMCDKRFYERHHLRRHSITHMGVKPFACTMCDKRFYERHHLRRHSITHMGVKPYACTMCDKRFYQRHHLRRHSVTHMGVKPYACTMCDKRFYQRHHLARHSVTHMGVKPYACTMCDKRFYQRHHLARHNVTHMGVKPYGCTMCDKRFYQRYHLSRHSLTHLGVKPYACSMCDMRFIQRNHLERHSHTHTGEKPFACDMCDMRFIQRYHLERHKRVHSGEKPYQCERCQQNFSRTDRLLRHRRLCQGRGVAKVENQPCCEPRPYSQEPPPAPPTWSPLHPPPGRLAV, translated from the exons ATGTCACACCTGCCCAGCAGCTCAGTCCGCGACCATATGAAATGG GCGGGGTTGCTTGGCTGTGAGGCTGTCCTCTCCAGTATGGCCCTGATGCAGGCCAGCTCCATGGCCGGTCCGCCCAAGAAGATGATGGCTCCGCTCGGCCATGGTCCACCACCCCAGAGGGATGGTTTAGACCGCGGTCCTCAGAGCCACATGATCCTGCCATCTGGAATGAGCTGCCCACCCCTG CTTATCCGGAAGGAGGCTGACTTCCACGCCCCCCGCCTTCTGGACGAGAAGGAGATGAGGGCCAACGAAGACATGCAGCTGAAAAAGAAGAACAGGAAGTCAGGAACGCCCTGTAAAGTGAGAGAGCAAgacgggaggggagggaag gtggttgttgtggatgagaATGGTAACTGTCCCATATCCAAAGTGCAGAAAAACTTCATCTGTGATCACTGTTACGGAGCCTTTAGGAGTGGATATCACCTGAAGAGACACATCCTCATTCATACAG GGGAGAAGCCGTATGCTTGTGGCATATGTGACATGAGGTTTATTCAGCGTTACCACCTGGAGAGACACAGCCTCATTCACACGG GGGTGAAGCCGTACGCTTGTTCCATGTGTGACATGAGGTTTTTCCAGCGTTACCACCTGGAGAGACACAGCCTCACTCATACGG GGGTGAAGCCGTTTGCTTGCAACATGTGTGACATGAGATTCTTCCAGCGTTACCACCTGGCGAGACACAGCCTCACTCATACGG GGGTGAAGCCATACGCTTGCTCCATGTGTGATCAAAGATTTTTCCAGCGTTACCACCTGGCAAGACACAGCCTCAAACATACGG gggtgAAGCCGTACGCTTGCTCCATGTGTGACATGAGGTTCTACCAGCGTTACCACCTATCGAGACACAGCCTCACTCATACGG gagtgaAGCCATATGCTTGTTCCATGTGTGACATGAGGTTTATTCAGCGTTACCAACTGGAGAGACACAGCCTCACTCATACGG gggtgaaGCCATTTGGTTGCACCATGTGTGACAAGAGGTTCTTCCAGCGCTACCACCTGGCAAGACACAGCCTCACTCATATGG gggtgAAGCCGTATGCTTGCACCATGTGTGACAAGAGGTTTTTCCAGCGAGACCATCTACGGAGACACAGCGTCACTCATATGG CAGTGAAGCCGTTCGCTTGCACCATGTGTGACAAGAGGTTTTATGAGCGCCACCACCTGCGGAGACACAGCATCACTCATATGG gggtgaaGCCATTCGCTTGCACCATGTGTGACAAGCGGTTTTATGAGCGCCACCACCTGCGGAGACACAGCATCACTCATATGG gggtgaaGCCGTACGCTTGCACCATGTGTGACAAGAGGTTTTATCAGCGTCACCACCTGCGGAGACACAGCGTCACTCATATGG gggtgaaGCCGTACGCTTGCACCATGTGTGACAAGCGGTTTTACCAGCGCCACCACCTAGCAAGACACAGCGTCACTCACATGG gagtgaaGCCGTATGCTTGCACCATGTGTGACAAGAGGTTTTATCAGCGCCACCACCTGGCGAGACACAACGTCACTCACATGG gggtgaaGCCGTACGGTTGCACCATGTGTGACAAGAGGTTTTACCAGCGATACCACCTCTCAAGACACAGCCTCACTCATTTGG GGGTGAAGCCGTATGCTTGTTCCATGTGTGACATGAGGTTTATACAGCGTAACCACCTGGAGAGACACAGCCACACTCATACGG GGGAGAAGCCTTTTGCTTGTGACATGTGTGACATGAGGTTTATCCAGCGTTACCATCTGGAGAGACACAAGCGTGTCCACAGCGGAGAGAAGCCTTATCAGTGTGAGCGCTGCCAGCAG AACTTCTCGCGGACGGACCGGCTGCTTCGACATCGACGGCTGTGCCAGGGCAGGGGTGTGGCCAAGGTGGAGAACCAGCCGTGCTGCGAGCCCCGCCCTTACTCCCAGGAGCCCCCACCCGCTCCACCAACTTGGAGCCCCCTGCACCCCCCTCCTGGTCggctggctgtctga
- the LOC109894777 gene encoding gastrula zinc finger protein XlCGF58.1-like isoform X16 codes for MSHLPSSSVRDHMKWAGLLGCEAVLSSMALMQASSMAGPPKKMMAPLGHGPPPQRDGLDRGPQSHMILPSGMSCPPLLIRKEADFHAPRLLDEKEMRANEDMQLKKKNRKSGTPCKVREQDGRGGKVVVVDENGNCPISKVQKNFICDHCYGAFRSGYHLKRHILIHTGEKPYACGICDMRFIQRYHLERHSLIHTGVKPYACSMCDMRFFQRYHLERHSLTHTGVKPFACNMCDMRFFQRYHLARHSLTHTGVKPYACSMCDQRFFQRYHLARHSLKHTGVKPYACSMCDMRFYQRYHLSRHSLTHTGVKPYACSMCDMRFIQRYQLERHSLTHTGVKPFGCTMCDKRFFQRYHLARHSLTHMGVKPYACTMCDKRFFQRDHLRRHSVTHMAVKPFACTMCDKRFYERHHLRRHSITHMGVKPFACTMCDKRFYERHHLRRHSITHMGVKPYACTMCDKRFYQRHHLRRHSVTHMGVKPYACTMCDKRFYQRHHLARHSVTHMGVKPYACTMCDKRFYQRHHLARHNVTHMGVKPYGCTMCDKRFYQRYLLARHSLTHLGVKPYGCTMCDKRFYQRYHLSRHSLTHLGEKPFACDMCDMRFIQRYHLERHKRVHSGEKPYQCERCQQNFSRTDRLLRHRRLCQGRGVAKVENQPCCEPRPYSQEPPPAPPTWSPLHPPPGRLAV; via the exons ATGTCACACCTGCCCAGCAGCTCAGTCCGCGACCATATGAAATGG GCGGGGTTGCTTGGCTGTGAGGCTGTCCTCTCCAGTATGGCCCTGATGCAGGCCAGCTCCATGGCCGGTCCGCCCAAGAAGATGATGGCTCCGCTCGGCCATGGTCCACCACCCCAGAGGGATGGTTTAGACCGCGGTCCTCAGAGCCACATGATCCTGCCATCTGGAATGAGCTGCCCACCCCTG CTTATCCGGAAGGAGGCTGACTTCCACGCCCCCCGCCTTCTGGACGAGAAGGAGATGAGGGCCAACGAAGACATGCAGCTGAAAAAGAAGAACAGGAAGTCAGGAACGCCCTGTAAAGTGAGAGAGCAAgacgggaggggagggaag gtggttgttgtggatgagaATGGTAACTGTCCCATATCCAAAGTGCAGAAAAACTTCATCTGTGATCACTGTTACGGAGCCTTTAGGAGTGGATATCACCTGAAGAGACACATCCTCATTCATACAG GGGAGAAGCCGTATGCTTGTGGCATATGTGACATGAGGTTTATTCAGCGTTACCACCTGGAGAGACACAGCCTCATTCACACGG GGGTGAAGCCGTACGCTTGTTCCATGTGTGACATGAGGTTTTTCCAGCGTTACCACCTGGAGAGACACAGCCTCACTCATACGG GGGTGAAGCCGTTTGCTTGCAACATGTGTGACATGAGATTCTTCCAGCGTTACCACCTGGCGAGACACAGCCTCACTCATACGG GGGTGAAGCCATACGCTTGCTCCATGTGTGATCAAAGATTTTTCCAGCGTTACCACCTGGCAAGACACAGCCTCAAACATACGG gggtgAAGCCGTACGCTTGCTCCATGTGTGACATGAGGTTCTACCAGCGTTACCACCTATCGAGACACAGCCTCACTCATACGG gagtgaAGCCATATGCTTGTTCCATGTGTGACATGAGGTTTATTCAGCGTTACCAACTGGAGAGACACAGCCTCACTCATACGG gggtgaaGCCATTTGGTTGCACCATGTGTGACAAGAGGTTCTTCCAGCGCTACCACCTGGCAAGACACAGCCTCACTCATATGG gggtgAAGCCGTATGCTTGCACCATGTGTGACAAGAGGTTTTTCCAGCGAGACCATCTACGGAGACACAGCGTCACTCATATGG CAGTGAAGCCGTTCGCTTGCACCATGTGTGACAAGAGGTTTTATGAGCGCCACCACCTGCGGAGACACAGCATCACTCATATGG gggtgaaGCCATTCGCTTGCACCATGTGTGACAAGCGGTTTTATGAGCGCCACCACCTGCGGAGACACAGCATCACTCATATGG gggtgaaGCCGTACGCTTGCACCATGTGTGACAAGAGGTTTTATCAGCGTCACCACCTGCGGAGACACAGCGTCACTCATATGG gggtgaaGCCGTACGCTTGCACCATGTGTGACAAGCGGTTTTACCAGCGCCACCACCTAGCAAGACACAGCGTCACTCACATGG gagtgaaGCCGTATGCTTGCACCATGTGTGACAAGAGGTTTTATCAGCGCCACCACCTGGCGAGACACAACGTCACTCACATGG GAGTGAAGCCGTACGGTTGCACCATGTGTGACAAGAGGTTTTACCAGCGTTACCTCCTGGCAAGACACAGCCTCACTCATTTGG gggtgaaGCCGTACGGTTGCACCATGTGTGACAAGAGGTTTTACCAGCGATACCACCTCTCAAGACACAGCCTCACTCATTTGG GGGAGAAGCCTTTTGCTTGTGACATGTGTGACATGAGGTTTATCCAGCGTTACCATCTGGAGAGACACAAGCGTGTCCACAGCGGAGAGAAGCCTTATCAGTGTGAGCGCTGCCAGCAG AACTTCTCGCGGACGGACCGGCTGCTTCGACATCGACGGCTGTGCCAGGGCAGGGGTGTGGCCAAGGTGGAGAACCAGCCGTGCTGCGAGCCCCGCCCTTACTCCCAGGAGCCCCCACCCGCTCCACCAACTTGGAGCCCCCTGCACCCCCCTCCTGGTCggctggctgtctga